One Massilia sp. 9096 genomic window carries:
- a CDS encoding methyl-accepting chemotaxis protein, with translation MKVSTRLLLLVGAAVVALASLGTLGLSTLHRAMLDDREAQITNMLIQAEHLVAHYNDEQKQGRLSEAQAQAAAKEALTQLNNDGKSYFWVRLPNGLNLVHPKAENVGKVAQGETMDGRPDGLAFEEALAKSRVALLATKAKHPKTGALVPKLNGVIAFQPWGWWIGTGFFNDDIDDVFYASATRFMLVFALALVTIAGLGWALVRSIGRALGADPAEAAEITRRIAGKDLSQPVPLDGVHKDSLLGAIARMQDELAGTVRRIRNHAATIAEASDQIAAGNLDLSGRTESQASALEQTAAAMEELTGTVRQNAEHAQRADALARRASSTAEGGGAVMADVVRSMGAIEVSSKRIADIIGVIDGIAFQTNILALNAAVEAARAGEQGRGFAVVAGEVRTLAQRSASAASEIKALIGASVTEVGNGSRLVDQAGAAMAGIVNEIREVSVIIGEISSAGGEQTQGIDQVNQAIIGMDDVTQQNAALVEEAAASAQSLRELAAELAQLVAQFQLDGVARNAHTPARAGAAREPQLQLAA, from the coding sequence ATGAAAGTTTCGACCCGTCTCCTCCTTCTCGTCGGCGCCGCCGTCGTTGCACTGGCTTCGCTGGGCACGCTCGGCCTGAGCACCCTGCATCGCGCCATGCTCGACGACCGCGAAGCGCAGATCACCAACATGCTGATCCAGGCCGAACACCTGGTTGCCCACTACAACGACGAGCAGAAGCAAGGGCGCTTGAGCGAAGCGCAGGCGCAAGCCGCCGCCAAGGAGGCGCTTACCCAGCTCAACAACGATGGCAAGAGCTATTTCTGGGTACGCCTGCCGAACGGCCTGAACCTGGTGCACCCGAAGGCCGAGAACGTCGGCAAGGTGGCCCAGGGCGAGACGATGGACGGCCGCCCGGACGGCCTCGCCTTCGAGGAAGCCCTGGCCAAGTCGCGCGTCGCGCTGCTGGCCACCAAGGCCAAGCATCCGAAGACCGGCGCCCTGGTGCCCAAGCTGAACGGCGTGATCGCGTTCCAGCCCTGGGGCTGGTGGATCGGCACGGGCTTCTTCAACGACGACATCGACGACGTGTTCTACGCCTCGGCCACCCGCTTCATGCTGGTGTTCGCGCTCGCGCTGGTCACCATCGCCGGTCTTGGCTGGGCACTGGTGCGCAGCATCGGCCGCGCGCTCGGCGCCGACCCGGCGGAAGCGGCCGAGATCACGCGCCGCATCGCCGGCAAGGACCTGTCGCAGCCGGTCCCGCTGGACGGCGTGCATAAGGACAGCCTGCTGGGCGCGATCGCGCGCATGCAGGACGAACTGGCCGGCACCGTGCGCCGCATCCGTAACCACGCCGCGACCATCGCCGAGGCGTCGGACCAGATCGCCGCCGGCAACCTCGACCTGTCGGGCCGCACCGAATCGCAGGCCAGCGCGCTCGAACAAACCGCCGCTGCGATGGAAGAACTGACCGGCACCGTGCGCCAGAACGCCGAACATGCCCAGCGCGCCGACGCGCTGGCGCGACGCGCGTCGAGCACCGCCGAGGGCGGCGGCGCCGTGATGGCCGACGTGGTGCGTTCGATGGGGGCGATCGAAGTCTCGTCCAAGCGCATCGCCGACATCATCGGCGTGATCGACGGCATCGCCTTCCAGACCAACATCCTGGCCTTGAACGCCGCGGTGGAAGCGGCGCGCGCCGGCGAGCAGGGCAGGGGCTTCGCGGTCGTGGCCGGCGAGGTGCGCACGCTGGCCCAGCGCTCGGCCAGCGCCGCAAGCGAGATCAAGGCCCTGATCGGCGCCTCGGTGACCGAAGTCGGCAACGGCAGCCGCCTGGTCGACCAGGCCGGCGCGGCGATGGCGGGGATCGTCAACGAGATCCGCGAGGTCAGCGTGATCATCGGCGAGATCTCGAGCGCCGGCGGCGAGCAGACCCAGGGCATCGACCAGGTCAACCAAGCGATCATCGGCATGGACGACGTGACCCAGCAGAACGCCGCGCTGGTCGAGGAGGCGGCGGCCAGCGCCCAGTCGCTGCGCGAGTTGGCGGCCGAACTGGCCCAGCTGGTGGCGCAATTCCAGCTGGACGGCGTCGCGCGCAACGCGCACACGCCGGCGCGCGCGGGCGCGGCGCGCGAGCCGCAGCTGCAGCTGGCGGCTTGA
- a CDS encoding GntR family transcriptional regulator, whose translation MNTPTPPQSVTENSLSAARRVYLALRQRIVGMDMLPGTRVVERDIAEEFGTSRTPVHEAVQRLADEGLIEVIPRSGTFVARIPLDALEEANLVRHALELAIIEKAATRATPEDAVRLHAILQEQAVAIAASDFHAFHRTDEQFHAALASMSGCPGVWPIIQQAKTQMDRYRQLTLPLAGRMAGVLEEHRAVVAAIEARDPARAAGAMREHLDHVMPVLEITRKLRPDFFISHLDD comes from the coding sequence ATGAATACGCCGACACCCCCTCAATCCGTCACCGAAAACAGCCTGAGCGCCGCGCGCCGCGTCTACCTGGCGCTGCGCCAGCGCATCGTCGGCATGGACATGCTGCCCGGCACGCGCGTGGTCGAGCGTGACATCGCCGAGGAATTCGGCACCAGCCGCACGCCGGTGCACGAAGCCGTGCAGCGCCTGGCCGACGAAGGCCTGATCGAGGTGATTCCGCGCTCGGGCACGTTCGTCGCCCGCATCCCGCTCGACGCGCTCGAAGAAGCCAACCTGGTGCGCCACGCGCTCGAGCTGGCGATCATCGAGAAGGCCGCGACGCGCGCCACGCCCGAGGACGCCGTGCGCCTGCACGCGATCCTGCAGGAGCAGGCGGTGGCGATCGCCGCCAGCGACTTCCACGCGTTCCACCGCACCGACGAGCAGTTCCACGCGGCCCTGGCCTCGATGTCCGGCTGCCCCGGCGTGTGGCCGATCATCCAGCAGGCCAAGACGCAGATGGACCGCTACCGCCAGCTGACCCTGCCTTTGGCCGGCCGCATGGCCGGCGTGCTCGAAGAACACCGGGCGGTGGTGGCGGCGATCGAGGCCCGGGATCCGGCCCGCGCGGCCGGCGCAATGCGCGAACACCTCGATCACGTGATGCCCGTGTTGGAAATAACACGCAAGTTGCGCCCGGATTTCTTCATTTCCCACCTCGATGATTGA
- a CDS encoding sugar kinase, with product MQSQPQTVYAIGECMIELQRSPGLDGAMDYRFGGDTLNAAVYMARLLDPARARVAYVTGLGADGMSAEMLASWEREGIDTACVQRLPDRLPGIYMIETEPSGERRFHYWRRDSAARHWLDAPAAGQVLLQLARARMVYLSGISLAILAPSDRERLIAALAECRAGGGSVVFDNNYRPRLWESADLARAVYGRVLAHTDIALLTLDDEQALYGEHTAQAAVERTRAQGVREVVVKCGAEPAVVWAEGALHEIAPARVDDVVDTTAAGDSFGAAYMAARLAGKDPAAAARDGHLLAGAVIRRRGAIIGREFMPAQLLPAASRP from the coding sequence ATGCAATCCCAACCACAGACGGTCTACGCGATCGGCGAATGCATGATCGAGCTGCAGCGCAGCCCCGGCCTCGATGGCGCCATGGATTACCGCTTCGGCGGCGACACGCTCAACGCCGCGGTCTACATGGCGCGCCTGCTCGACCCGGCGCGCGCGCGCGTGGCCTACGTCACCGGCCTCGGCGCGGACGGCATGTCGGCCGAGATGCTGGCCAGCTGGGAACGCGAAGGCATCGATACGGCCTGCGTGCAGCGCCTGCCCGACCGCCTGCCGGGCATCTACATGATCGAGACCGAACCGTCGGGCGAGCGGCGCTTCCATTACTGGCGCCGCGATTCAGCCGCCAGGCACTGGCTCGACGCGCCCGCGGCCGGCCAGGTGCTGCTGCAACTGGCGCGCGCGCGCATGGTCTACCTGTCCGGCATCAGCCTGGCGATCCTGGCGCCGTCCGACCGGGAGCGGCTGATCGCCGCGCTGGCCGAGTGCCGCGCCGGCGGCGGCAGCGTGGTGTTCGACAACAACTACCGGCCGCGCCTGTGGGAAAGCGCCGACCTGGCGCGCGCGGTCTACGGCCGCGTGCTGGCCCACACCGACATCGCCCTGCTGACGCTGGACGACGAGCAGGCGCTCTATGGCGAGCACACGGCGCAGGCCGCGGTCGAGCGCACGCGCGCGCAAGGGGTGAGGGAAGTGGTGGTCAAATGCGGCGCCGAGCCGGCGGTCGTGTGGGCCGAAGGCGCGCTGCACGAGATCGCGCCGGCAAGGGTCGACGACGTGGTCGACACCACCGCCGCCGGCGACTCGTTCGGCGCGGCCTACATGGCGGCGCGCCTGGCGGGCAAGGATCCGGCCGCGGCCGCGCGCGATGGCCACCTGCTGGCCGGCGCCGTGATCCGCCGCCGCGGCGCGATCATCGGGCGCGAGTTCATGCCGGCGCAGTTGTTGCCCGCGGCATCGAGGCCTTGA
- a CDS encoding glycoside hydrolase family 28 protein: MAAIAAALAACGGGGGGSPQAAVAYTAGSVYQVGTTSYDPDLPPEPTLPNDTQVCATLQASNNLVSRPDGSLPPEADPSKSGVGVAVDKTMINPDQARIQAALDACGASVDAEVGAKIAAADASAVASQTAAAKPNVNIAGVSGEELAKPQYKASKFAVRLVVNSQGPGNGFITGPLTLPSGVTLWIDKGVTMYATRDVTAFSPNPAGPYCGNTAVSATKAGSSSNCSALINGNNMVNSAVMGDGRIDSRGYAEIVTSNKLYPLMKVDMTCSNTYVNYAKGTQAADGTACDNGGTVVDSKSSSRNMTWWDLAYLGNMVQNGTTGYGSQSNFRMMVFNYAKNLTLYRITLNNSTNFHVVPSGVDGLTVWGVKVQTPSLAAFANPAGNGNPLYTGAVYNEDNVKNTDAFDPGSASKPTSVALATGSTTTSAQKIAFDGYLKNFVFAYNYVSTGDDDIALKGSSNPSPAGSGLPGIDGNRDVRADRKYGIVIAHNHIYWGHGISVGSETNAGVTNVQVYDNSFRDSEEGLRIKSDYARGGEVSNVFYNNICIENASNALLFTPYYSTKALPAAGPLFPNFHDITLNNVRIQGSSGVKLQGFQANSGGFGNPQYPLVMTMNNVVADSPDSINLFTSDANLTIKGVNLPLIADANNRNVITGTPTKAVDPSKVVDCSKAYVDFPAIGASNYFGSTWDSNH, from the coding sequence ATGGCGGCGATCGCCGCCGCGCTGGCAGCCTGCGGTGGCGGCGGCGGCGGTTCGCCGCAAGCCGCGGTCGCCTACACTGCCGGCTCGGTCTACCAGGTCGGCACCACCTCGTACGACCCGGACCTGCCGCCGGAACCGACCCTGCCGAACGACACCCAGGTGTGCGCGACCCTGCAAGCGTCGAACAACCTGGTCAGCCGCCCGGACGGCTCGCTGCCGCCGGAAGCCGATCCGTCCAAGTCGGGCGTCGGCGTCGCGGTCGACAAGACCATGATCAACCCTGACCAGGCCCGCATCCAGGCCGCGCTGGACGCCTGCGGCGCGTCGGTCGATGCCGAAGTCGGCGCCAAGATCGCCGCCGCCGATGCCAGCGCGGTGGCGAGCCAGACCGCTGCCGCCAAGCCGAACGTCAACATCGCCGGCGTGTCGGGCGAGGAACTGGCCAAGCCGCAGTACAAGGCATCGAAGTTCGCGGTGCGCCTGGTGGTCAACTCGCAAGGCCCGGGCAATGGCTTCATCACCGGCCCGCTGACGCTGCCGTCGGGCGTGACCCTGTGGATCGACAAGGGCGTGACCATGTACGCGACACGCGACGTGACCGCGTTCTCGCCGAACCCGGCCGGCCCTTACTGCGGCAATACCGCGGTGTCGGCCACCAAGGCGGGTTCGTCGTCGAACTGCTCGGCGCTGATCAACGGTAACAACATGGTCAATTCGGCCGTGATGGGCGACGGCCGCATCGACAGCCGCGGCTATGCCGAGATCGTCACCAGCAACAAGCTGTACCCGCTGATGAAGGTCGACATGACCTGCTCGAACACCTACGTCAACTACGCCAAGGGCACCCAGGCCGCCGACGGCACCGCCTGCGACAACGGCGGCACCGTGGTCGACTCGAAGTCCTCGTCGCGCAACATGACGTGGTGGGACCTGGCCTACCTGGGCAACATGGTCCAGAACGGCACCACCGGCTACGGTTCGCAGTCGAACTTCCGCATGATGGTGTTCAACTACGCGAAGAACCTGACTCTGTACCGCATCACGCTCAACAACAGCACCAATTTCCACGTGGTGCCGAGCGGCGTCGATGGCCTGACCGTGTGGGGCGTGAAGGTGCAGACCCCGTCGCTGGCGGCGTTCGCCAACCCGGCCGGCAACGGTAACCCGCTGTACACCGGCGCCGTGTACAACGAAGACAACGTCAAGAACACCGACGCCTTCGACCCGGGTTCGGCTTCCAAGCCGACCTCGGTGGCGCTCGCCACCGGCTCGACCACCACGTCGGCACAGAAGATCGCCTTCGACGGCTACCTGAAGAACTTCGTGTTCGCCTATAACTACGTGTCGACCGGCGACGACGACATCGCGCTCAAGGGCAGCAGCAACCCGAGCCCGGCCGGTTCCGGCCTGCCTGGCATCGACGGCAACCGCGACGTCCGCGCCGACCGCAAGTACGGCATCGTGATCGCCCACAACCACATCTACTGGGGCCACGGCATCTCGGTCGGTTCGGAGACCAATGCCGGCGTGACGAACGTCCAGGTGTACGACAACTCGTTCCGCGACTCGGAAGAAGGCCTGCGCATCAAGTCGGACTATGCGCGCGGCGGCGAAGTCAGCAATGTTTTCTACAACAACATCTGCATCGAGAACGCCTCCAACGCACTGCTGTTCACGCCGTACTACAGCACCAAGGCCCTTCCGGCTGCGGGTCCGCTGTTCCCGAACTTCCACGACATCACGCTGAACAACGTGCGCATCCAGGGCTCGTCGGGCGTCAAACTGCAGGGCTTCCAGGCCAATAGCGGCGGCTTCGGCAACCCGCAGTACCCGCTGGTGATGACCATGAATAACGTGGTGGCGGATTCGCCGGACAGCATCAACCTGTTCACCTCGGACGCCAACCTGACGATCAAGGGCGTGAACCTGCCGCTGATCGCCGACGCGAACAACCGCAACGTGATCACCGGCACCCCGACCAAGGCGGTCGACCCGTCCAAGGTGGTGGACTGCTCGAAGGCCTATGTCGACTTCCCGGCCATCGGCGCTTCCAACTACTTCGGTTCGACCTGGGATTCGAATCACTGA
- a CDS encoding porin, which yields MTYSITSRKTILAAAALAFLTSAAQAETTNSTTLGELANMKVDTQIYGFLNGQIESVQATGGATPYSTRGRVSDGNSRIGFRGNIGVTDDIKGVWQLEGALNNFDEGGVNTRGQSQTLSSRNSYVGIESAKFGTFVIGNNDSVYRSLIGSGGELGGNLGLTVRGLDVWNNTSAQMSGNADSVFSRGEARYKNSAHYLSPVYYGLQVGASYGFDETQDSNTNRARWSVAAKYTWGPLSLGVGYDRQNSTGVNTDMLTQGFGFRTGEVAGAKTDFAKVVGVYKLPTHTTIGLGFEQGRYGYEDVAVPSAGSFYAGSTYGTMKQNAAMASIAQDFGRATVMASYGKLYDLKNTTFANNGDFGATQYSIGAIFNLNRYLSPYVYYTKIRNRAQQSVNLGQAPIYSNDIGKSDAYLAPGDSPRAFGIGLIARF from the coding sequence ATGACGTATTCCATCACTAGCAGGAAGACCATCCTGGCAGCGGCTGCGCTGGCTTTCCTGACGAGCGCCGCACAGGCGGAGACGACCAATTCGACCACCCTCGGCGAGCTCGCCAACATGAAGGTGGACACCCAGATCTACGGCTTCCTGAATGGCCAGATCGAGTCGGTGCAGGCGACCGGCGGCGCCACGCCGTACAGCACCCGCGGCCGTGTCTCCGACGGCAACTCGCGTATCGGCTTTCGCGGCAACATCGGCGTCACCGATGACATCAAGGGCGTGTGGCAGCTCGAGGGCGCACTCAACAACTTCGACGAAGGCGGCGTGAACACCCGCGGCCAGTCGCAGACGCTGAGCTCGCGCAACAGCTACGTCGGTATCGAAAGCGCCAAGTTCGGTACCTTTGTCATCGGTAACAACGACTCGGTGTACCGCAGCCTGATCGGCTCGGGCGGTGAGCTGGGCGGCAACCTCGGCCTGACCGTGCGCGGCCTGGACGTGTGGAACAACACCTCGGCCCAGATGTCGGGCAATGCCGACAGCGTGTTCTCGCGCGGCGAAGCACGCTACAAGAATTCGGCGCACTACCTGTCGCCGGTGTATTACGGCCTGCAGGTCGGCGCTTCCTACGGCTTCGACGAGACCCAGGACAGCAACACCAACCGCGCACGCTGGTCGGTGGCCGCCAAGTACACCTGGGGCCCGCTGTCGCTGGGCGTCGGCTACGACCGCCAGAACAGCACCGGCGTCAACACCGACATGCTGACCCAGGGCTTCGGCTTCCGCACCGGCGAAGTCGCCGGCGCCAAGACCGACTTCGCGAAGGTCGTGGGCGTCTACAAGCTGCCGACCCACACCACCATCGGCCTGGGCTTCGAGCAGGGCCGCTACGGCTACGAAGACGTGGCCGTGCCGAGCGCCGGCAGCTTCTATGCCGGCTCGACCTACGGCACCATGAAGCAGAACGCGGCCATGGCCTCGATCGCGCAAGACTTCGGCCGCGCGACCGTGATGGCGTCCTACGGCAAGCTGTACGACCTGAAGAACACCACCTTCGCCAACAACGGCGACTTCGGTGCGACCCAGTACTCGATCGGTGCGATCTTCAACCTGAACCGCTACCTCAGCCCGTACGTCTACTACACCAAGATCCGCAACCGCGCCCAGCAGAGCGTGAACCTGGGCCAGGCGCCGATTTACAGCAACGACATCGGCAAGAGCGACGCCTACCTGGCGCCGGGCGACAGCCCGCGCGCCTTCGGTATCGGCTTGATCGCACGCTTCTAA
- a CDS encoding MFS transporter, whose amino-acid sequence MNGKMKGMRWWMVGLVTLGLIVNYLARNTLSVAAPTMMADLNMSTKEYSYVVVAWQVCYALMQPVAGFVLDAIGTKMGSAVFALAWSLACACAAFAKGWQSMAFFRGMLGLTEAAGIPAGIKATTEWFPARERSVAIGWFNIGSSIGALCAPPLVVWCILHAGWQWSFVVVGAIGIVWTLCWTLFYKHPRDQKRLSEAERSYILAGQEAKHQDGAAKAPWREIVRSQNFWSIAVPRFLSEPAWQTFNAWIPLYMATERHMDLKEIAAFAWLPFLAADIGCVLGGYLSPFVHKHFRVTLFSSRKYVMTFGSLCMIAPGCIGLVASPYTAIFLLCIGGFAHQTLSGALYAITSDVFGKNEVATATGLAGMSGYLGATLFTLLFGVLVTHVGYSPMFVVLAVFDVLAAVVVWILVRDSGPRPPLNVAPSAAAAQS is encoded by the coding sequence ATGAACGGCAAAATGAAAGGCATGCGCTGGTGGATGGTCGGGCTGGTGACGCTCGGCCTGATCGTCAACTACCTGGCGCGCAACACCCTGTCGGTCGCCGCGCCGACCATGATGGCCGACCTGAACATGTCCACCAAGGAGTACTCGTACGTGGTGGTGGCGTGGCAGGTCTGCTACGCCCTGATGCAGCCGGTGGCCGGCTTCGTGCTGGATGCGATCGGCACCAAGATGGGCTCCGCCGTGTTTGCGCTGGCCTGGTCGCTGGCCTGCGCCTGCGCCGCCTTCGCGAAGGGCTGGCAGAGCATGGCGTTCTTCCGCGGCATGCTGGGCCTGACCGAGGCGGCCGGTATCCCGGCCGGCATCAAGGCCACGACCGAATGGTTCCCGGCGCGCGAACGCTCGGTGGCGATCGGCTGGTTCAACATCGGGTCCTCGATCGGCGCCCTGTGCGCGCCGCCGCTGGTGGTGTGGTGCATCCTGCACGCCGGCTGGCAGTGGTCGTTCGTGGTCGTGGGCGCGATCGGCATCGTCTGGACGCTGTGCTGGACGTTGTTCTACAAGCACCCGCGCGACCAGAAGCGCCTGAGCGAGGCCGAGCGCAGCTACATCCTGGCCGGCCAGGAAGCCAAGCACCAGGACGGCGCCGCCAAGGCGCCCTGGCGCGAGATCGTGCGCAGCCAGAATTTCTGGTCGATCGCGGTGCCGCGCTTCCTGTCCGAGCCGGCCTGGCAGACCTTCAACGCCTGGATCCCGCTGTACATGGCGACCGAGCGCCACATGGACCTGAAAGAAATTGCTGCTTTTGCATGGCTGCCGTTCCTGGCGGCGGACATCGGCTGCGTGCTGGGCGGCTATCTGTCGCCTTTTGTCCACAAGCATTTCCGCGTAACACTATTTAGTTCCAGAAAGTATGTCATGACGTTCGGTTCGCTGTGTATGATCGCCCCAGGGTGCATTGGCCTGGTGGCCAGCCCCTACACCGCGATCTTCCTCCTGTGCATCGGCGGCTTTGCGCACCAGACTCTCTCCGGGGCGCTGTACGCCATCACGTCCGACGTGTTCGGCAAGAACGAAGTGGCGACCGCGACCGGTCTTGCCGGCATGTCCGGCTACCTGGGCGCGACGCTGTTCACTCTGCTGTTCGGCGTCCTGGTCACGCACGTGGGCTATAGCCCGATGTTCGTCGTGCTGGCCGTGTTCGACGTGCTGGCGGCAGTCGTGGTGTGGATATTGGTGCGCGATAGCGGACCCCGTCCACCCTTGAACGTTGCTCCGTCCGCAGCGGCGGCGCAGTCCTGA